The Solanum dulcamara chromosome 6, daSolDulc1.2, whole genome shotgun sequence genome contains the following window.
ATCCTCCAAATTCTCGATAAGAAATTCCATTGAAATTCAACATTTCTATCTGTTTTTCTTCGTCGGAGATTTTGCAGATCTGTTAGTTGATTCATACATTAGGAGTATTCGCTTTGCCATTTTTGTAGAAGCTCAATAAACATGGTGTCCACCGCTAAGATCAAATCCGTTGACTTTTACAGGTATTTGCTCCTTTTTTTGATTCAGATTccgtttatatatttttttgtgccTCTTTTGTTGTTAGTTGATTGAGACATTGTTCGATCGAcgtgttgattggttatggttTGTGGAGTAAACTTGAATAAAAGTGAAATAGTTGTGtcctagttttttttattttataacagtGGTGTTCGTGCCACTTTACGTGCACCTGACTAGTTTTACGGGACAGGTGCGACCTCTCACTAGTAATTCTGTTCACAAGATTAGAACAGATGTGAAGAGATAACTTAGTGTTTTGGTCTTTGCTGGGTTTTGAACACGTCGTGATTTTCAACCTATTTCATTGACCACTGGGCTACACCCCGGGTGGCAATTGTGTACTagtgttaatttactcttttaAAGTGAATTGATTCAACTAaatgaaaatgacattaaactGAGACTGAAGGCTAGTTCCCCCCAAATCTGCAGAAATTGTAGAAACAACTGGTGAAATGTTTAGACGTTTAATTGGGATATAGTTGTCACCTATTTTTTTGGGTGTGTTAATACTGAGAAAAGGGCATGATGAGGCAAGCTAACCCAGGTGGGAATCCTTCTTTAGCATCAAATATGCTTTTATCCTTGGGATCACTGCAACCCCACCACCTGCAGCTGCAATCGGAACTAAAAAGCACAAGGATGATGCTGGAGTCATTTTTTTCTGTTGAATTTCTTTAACTTGAACTGCAATTTGCACCAACTTTTATGTGCATAAAACAGTATACCAAAACTAGAAAATCCTACGAACAATACTGTTCTATGCTGTCAAAAGCTCTCCCTTTACCTTTATCTTATTGTTTCATCATCTATCTCTGAAACTAATTGTTTATGCATTTTCCATTTTCAtaatcttttataaaataagatCATTGTATGCTACTATTGGGTTCCCGAAAACCCATTAAGATAATTAACTAAAGGGCTTTGCttatattaccttcaacatttaTGAATACGCAAACCTTAACTAAATAAGGCCATATCCTTAGCTTTCCAATTTCATCACGTTGCTGGTTTTGttctttctctcctttttttgatCCATTTAGTCAGGTTCCATTCCTTTACTTCTCTTTCTTGTACGACATCTATTGAGAGGAAACAGGAGAATGGACATACTTAGGAGAAGAGGAATTGAGGGAGAAATATGTGTAATGCGCTTTCTGGAGTGTGGAAAAGGGAGGATAAAAATTTAGATTGGCTGTCCATTACCAATAAAAAAAACTGGTTGCTTGTTATGTTAGAGTAATTAGTCGTAGAGGGCAAAGATCACGATTGGAAATGAGTCTTTTACTCAGCATTCTACGAAATGTATATGTGATTATCTGGTGGGCTAGTTAATATGATTAGGAGCGTGAAAATATCAGACAGGTCAAATAGCTATACGTGACCTGTATATGATGGAGCCGCAACATTATTCCTAAATCCCTGCGCTTATAATCCATGGATGAGATGGGTGGCTTCACCTCTCCCAGCTGTTTTAAGGTTTTtagttttctctatatttgaGCAGTTTCATGGGACAAAAGGGGAAGGAGATTTCGGATAACAGTTTAATTTTGGCATCTTCGGTTGTCCTTCTTGTCTTTTCCATGTTGAACCCATCATGAAACATTCTGCAGTTTTTCCTTGATGTTGATGAACTAGTTGTGTTTGGTTTTTGAAGACTAGGGGATGGGAGATCTCTCTTTGCTTATGAATGCCTATATTGCATTACATATCTACAGGATCCTCCAATCTCCCGATTTTGTTTCTAGCAACTTTCACTTTTCCATGATCTCAATGATAGGGAGGCAAATGATCTCATGtccttttataaaaaaaccATCTTGTGTCCTCTTAGATTCTGCTTACAATTTTAGCCCTGTTTACGTCATCTGACACTAGAGCTTGGTCTCTTGAAGGTTCAAGTCTGTATACTCAAGTCTTTCTTCTCTTATCTGGTTTGTTCCagaaattgtaatttttttttgtcgTATCTTGTTTGGAAAAAGGAAGTTCTTTCACAGGGTCTCTAGTTGATTGCTACTGCACTGCTCCAGGGCTTTGATCTAGTGGTAAGAGCAAAGTGCATGATGTGTTGATTAGGCGCATGCCACACGTTCAAACTCTGTACAAAAGTCTGGTGTTTAAGTGAAGAAGGGTAGGTGTGAAAACCATTATCCACAGAGTTTCGAACTTTTCACCACTAGCCCTCGGGGATTACTCGGTtatcaaggaaaaaaaaataattgctaCCGCACTACAATTTTCAAATTATTGTTTCATAATTGAGCTTTATGCCTTTTCATTGGAAAGCATCAAGTAGATGCACATTTACAGAGAGGCAATTTACAAAAGAAAAACGAATGAGAGAGCATTGTTTGCCTCAATACAATGTCTAGTCTACCAGCTAGAGAGCAAACTAACAAAATCTAAAAACTGTCCAGATCTATTTACTGGGGACAATCTTGTCCAGCTGAGAAGAGGAATTAAATAAGTTATGCCTTTTCATTTTCAAAGCTCtgttaataaataaaatcactATCTACTGTTAATGTTCATACACAAAATCTCACATATATACTATCAGTGCATCCTAAAATTGGGTGAATTCTTGCGTGAACGGTCCTCAAAGTTTACTCCTTCAGATTGTTGTAtaaacttattttaatttttattgcaGGAAAATTCCCCGAGATTTGACAGAGGCATCATTATCTGGTGCTGGATTGTCCATCGTAGCAGCACTTTCCATGATGTTTCTCTTTGGAATGGTTAGAACTCAAAATGCTTAACCTTCATAATTAAAGAATAAGTGGTAAAAGATAGTGATTTAAGTGCAATTGCTGAAGCACACTCTCCCCaatctctaagatagacctgtAATCGTAAATTCTGCTGCAGTTGTATCTTCGTACTGGTATTGTTTAACCTTGTCTTAATGCATTCTCTTTTGAGTGCTGTAATCAGAAGCAATGGTGATCGGTGGTTGTCTATTTTTCAGCTGTCTTGTAGCTCAATGACTAGCTCCTCATCAGGGAAGTAGTTTTAAGTTAATCATGTTTATTACTTGCAGGAACTAAATAACTATTTGACAGTGAGCACCACCACATCTGTCGTTGTTGATAAGAGTTCTGATGCGGAATTCTTACGAATTGATTTTAATATGAGGTAAGTCTGAAACATTTAGGGAAAGAATATTCAGTTTCCCTTTTTCTAATATGGAGTCACTTTTGTTTGACATACTTTCATACTTGGTTTTTGTTAAACACAAATGATGAGACTATatgtgaaaaaattaaaaactggGTGATAGCAAGCAGTTGATTACATATTAATGATGCACTTTGCTGGATTATTTATGTCAGCATGATACAACTGTTTGAGAGTCTTTCTTGTTTCTGTTCAGATTGTTTCAGGATGTCTCAtgttttttcattttgattttcaAGTCATGCATTCCCTTCTATGATGTTGTATTAACCATGCAAACCATTTCTTTAAGTTTGTCCATAACACTTTGCATAAACTTGTCTTGCAGTTTCCCAGCATTGTCTTGTGAATTTGCATCAGTGGATGTGAGTGACGTCTTAGGAACCGTAAGTTTCAACTTGTTTCCTATGGACTCTATAATGTGACAGGAAAAAAATGCCTAAAGTAATTTTTACTATCTAAAAATTTAGTAAAGAACTACTTATGAGGCGCTTGTTTTAGAATACCTattcaagttttgaaaaatGTGTCCTGTTCAATTAGGCTGTGTTTTTCATTTTGTTCTTAATCCCTTTTGTTCCTATCTAGTCTATTGTCCTTGGTGACTCTGGGACGATGTGTTTCTTTCACATTGGCTATTTCTTCTCCCATCCTTCttataaaagaaaaagggtgtgtgtgtgtgtgtgcaGGAGCATGATCGACCAATTAAAACTTCTGTAGGGGAACATGCTGCTGTTCTCCAGTTAGTCATGATCCTAGCTAATGAACTACCTTAGTaggatataattttttttaaatgccCAGGTGGTGCAACTAGTTCTGTAAAGTGGGTTGTCTCCTCCAGCCGGTGCTTTAAAGTCCATTATTGTCTATTAACCTTTTATAACTCAGGTTTTAGGATAGGTGGTCTTTGGGCCTCTATATCTTCGTGGAGCTATTCTCTTGTATTTGTTGTATACGAGTTCTTTTTTCTCAATGCTTGACCCTAGGGGGAGGTGTCGGATGAGTAGTGTACTTTTTAGTTACTCAATACATTTGTTTTCCTGAGATAGTTTTGGAATCAATATAATTCTTGTTTGACAGGCTGTGGATATTCGTGAGGAAGAGATTTTCTTAGGGCCCATTGCGGATATGTATCTTATGTTGATATTCCGCAATTAGTGTTCAAAAATATGTTTTCATTACTGATCAGTTGTTACATTATTCTGCTAAAAATCGCCTAGTGAACTAACTATTGACAAATGATGCAAGATTGTCCCTATGATTCTAGTTGTGCATGTATATCAAAACATCATGCAGTTTGATGTAATTAGCCATTAGCTTTTTGTTTCTCCCAAAAGTTGTTAGTGTTTAACAGAtttgtatatattaattaatctcAGAATAGGTTGAACATAACCAAAACAGTACGCAAGCATTCCATTGACAAATTCTTGAGACCTACTGGCTCTGAGTTCCATTCAGGCTCAACTGCAACAGAACTCAAACATGATGAGGAAGATGATGAGGAGTATGGTGAAGGGTCCGTTTCCTTAAATGGACAGAGTTTTGATAGAGTTACTCACCAGTGAGTTATTAGCTATACACTAGTCATCTGTTTTCACTCCATTAATGTTCATCtctttattcttattcttatcaTCACTCTTTTTGCAGTTACCCAATTTTGGTTGTAAATTTCTTTGCTCCTTGGTGCTATTGGAGCAACCGACTGGTATTTATCTATTCAACCAAACTGCTACTTTCCTCCCTTCTTGTTTCTGGTTGTAGGCTAAGTTAAACAGAAAGTTTTGAGATATATGTGACTTGCTTTGCTACCAAGAAGTGTGGATTTTCTGTCTTAGGATGGGTTATTGAGGTCCTATCTTTCTCATAGTGATCTGGAAACAGGATAGTTTCAGGGTTGTGTATCAATATGCACTTACCAGTGCCTGTATGCTTGTTTAGATATATATATGCCTAAAGGATGCTGCTAAGAAATGGATCGGGGTAAAAAGATAGCGTACTATTTGTAATAAGAATGGAAACCAGATTACTTAGTTAAATATACAGTAGCTTAACTAGCTATAGTTTAATAAAAGGTCTTGGATTTGACAGTTATCTAGACAGGAAAGCAGTTAAGCAATGTGTTTATAGCTGCTTATataaaaactctaattttatgacTCTTTAAGTCCTAATTTTTATCCCCAAAAAGTTAGAAAAAGGATTCTTATAGTCCTAAATTAGCAGCAACGCTAAAATTCTAAGAGTGACCTCATCATAAGGGGCAATGACTTTAGGGAACCACTAGCGAAGAAGAACAAGGTACGCAGGCTGGATTCCGCTGAGCCTAATATCTATGACTGAATAAAGAAACGAGAAAGAAAATGAACGTCTTGGTTACTTGCAGTTTTTTTTCCCTGTGTCTGGTGGACATGTACAAAGAATGCACAACAAGAAGTATTTATGCTAATTTAGAAGagtactacaacaacaacataccctgtGGAAGAACTCCAAGATGCTATGTTGCTTAGACTCTCCTAAAATGTTGCCGCACCCATGTCGGATCCTTCAAAAATTtactacttttggaggattAATCGATATTTTGaagagtctgagcaacatagCCAAGATGTGAGATATCCTAATAGAATAAACACAAGGCATTTTCTCTCAGCTGAGAGAACTCCAGAATGTGAAATCATCAGaggaaaaaagatgaaaaagggAAGCAACTTATAACAACAGGAAGGTTAATGCACAACACATAGTATAACCTATGGAAAGGTTAAGTAATCAGCACAGACCCAAAGCCCAAAGGTAAATCCTAGCAAATTGTGTGGAGGTAAACATAGTTATAGGAAATGTTTAGATGGGGTTTCAACCCAAATATGTTCTGTTGAGGCTAGTTGTTTGGTTAGCCTCTTTAGTTTGCTAACCTTTCCCCTGTAACTAACTTAGACACCTTTCTGGATATTGTCAGCTCCTTAATTCTATACGTTTTTGTTTATTCTGGGCTGAGACATCCTCTTTTGTTGTGATCTTTGCATTTTCTGGATGCTTTTAACGACAAATcacttcatcaaaaaaagaaaaaaatatagttgACCAATGGAGTAATTTCCCATAGAACCTCTGTTCCCTGTAGAATAGCTaatattctttttcctttttctgaaAATAATTTTCCTGTTGTCGCAGAAACCTTCATGGGAGAAAGCAGCCAATATTATGAGAGAGAGGTCCACTTTGTTGCTTTTATACTTTTTTACAGCTTCTACCTGAAACAGTATATGCTAAACTCTATCTCATGTACGAATGGAGCTTCTAGCAATTCCCTGCTGATATGCTGATTCTAAGTTCCATTTTGCAATCATTTCAGATATGACCGAGAATCGGATGGGCGTATTCTTGTGGCAAAAGTTGATTGCACTGTAGAAGTTGATTTGTGTAGAAGGTATTACTTGAGTGAAAAATTTACTTGTTTAGTGGAGGTTATTGCTGTGCCTGTTCGGTAAAACCTTCTTGTCACCAAAAAATTACAACTTTGGTTTAATCATATCTTTGTTTCTGTGTTCAAGAAAAGACGGTTAGTCTAATTGTTTCCTCACAATCTCAAAAATGGAGAAGAGCAAACTGAGCTTCAAATCTTTGATTACATATGTCCAGTGGATTCTCAAACTATGAGAGGTTCAGTTAATTTAGGGGATAGTAGTGATGTTACCTCAGCTATCACAGACCTAATCCTCAATCTACCTCTTCCTTCAATTCAATTTCTCAATTGCTGCAGTATTGATTGGTTGGACTGTGATGGTGAACTTGCAAAAAAAAGATATCACCTGAATAAAGGAGGAGATTAGGTTGGACATTTCATACCATATGCTTTATTAAGGAGTCCTTGTGTATTCCCCAAGTAGTTTGATGGAAGTGCTCAGAGTTGTCTTGACTAATGTTCTTTTGGTTTATGAGTTTCTTACTATGATTTCGTTTTATCCTTATGCCTAATAATCATCTAATAATAAATGTTCAGGAATCACATACAAGGGTATCCCTCCATTCGCATCTTCAGAAAAGGATCGGATGTTAGGTAAACCATTAACTTATCTTTATCACTTGTGAACTTGCGCTACTACTATTTAAAGTTTTTAAATTGTAAATGGATTGTTTAATGTCCTTCATATCTCATTGGTTTGACTATGATCCCAAACATctcaaattgaaaaagaaaaaaagaaaatctccTGTTAGATCTTCATTATGTTGTTAACTGTAGGCTGTTATTGTGTGACTATGTTGCATCAATGCTAAGGTGTTAGATTGTCTAGCATGATAACAGGAGCACTTGTTATTTTATGTTTGACCCCTTTCCGAAAGTTTTGAACCTTATCAGTGCTACTTTTGGCCATGGAAAGTGTACTGAAATTCCTCTTCTTCATCATTCTATCTTCTGCCTTTTTTTTAAATCTCTATTTGCTTCTACTTTTCATGCTGAAAATTTTGAGCAGCATGATAACTTTGTTGAAGTTCATATCTACCCCTTGTTGTGAGTTATAAGCGCAGTAACCCTTGTTGAAGTTGCTACCAGCATTCCAATTTCTGAATAATTAGAGCTGCACATTAACCAGTGTTTGGATGGTGAAGGtaaaaactaaaaaggaaagtaaataGGTCAATGTTTGTTAACTTACTTCATTTCAACTGTGATATTTGGCCCATGTACTTGGAAGTTTAATGAATTCCGTTTTTTAAGCCTAAATCTTATTTCCATGGTTTTGTAATGTATTTATTGTTTACTATGCTTGCCATGCAGAGACGATCATGGACACCATGGTCACGAGTCATACTATGGCGATCGTGATACAGATAGCTTAGTCAAGGTGAGAACAATTGGGCTTGGataaggaaaagaagaaaacattaAAAGAGGAAAACTTAAGGATGGTTAAACTTGAGGAAGAAAACAGAGCTGGTCCACATCATGCTACCTTTTTGCAATCACAGGGCACAACCGTTTGAACTAATTTTTCACAATGCCATGCCATGGGGCAGTTGTGTGGCATTAGATGTTATTGTATCATTTGTATCATGCCATTGAGATGACTGGCATATTTATTCTTCTGCAGATGATGGAAGATTTGGTTGCACCTATCAAGTTGGAGTCTCAAATGATTACTTCGGATAATTCGTCTACTAAGCTGGCAACTGGCATGAAAAGACCTGCTCCTGTAACTGGAGGATGCAGAATAGAAGGTTTTGTACGTGTTAAGAAGGTACGCAAGTTATTGATGGGAGCCAGAAAAGAATAAGTGCCCCTGCAGTTGCAACCTGAACTAAAAAAACACAAGGATGATTCTGGCGATAATGAGAAATATGTTATGTTTTAAGTAGTTTGAAATATATACCGGGGCAGTCAGATTGTTGAAGTGCTCATGCATTATTGTCTTGTTGAAGTGCTCATGCATTATTGTCTTGcttatcttaaaatattatacAAACTAATATATCCATTTTTGTTATGTACTGTTCAGGTTCCTGGCAACCTTGTCATATCAGCTCGTTCAGCAGCTCATTCATTTGATGCTTCTCAGATGAACATGTCACATGTAATTTCTAGCTTTTCGTTTGGTAAGACAATAACTCCGAAGGTTATGAGTGATATCAAAATACTGCTACCACATTTGGGTCGAAGCCATGATCGTTTGAATGGTAACTCATATGTTACTAATCCAAGAGATTCCACAGAAAATGTTACTGTAAGCTTCCTACTCGCCTACTATATCCCTCCTTTTGTTTTTGGATAAGTAATTATTGAGTTGTGTGACCATCTCATCTACAAGCTTAACTTGTTATAAAAGATCACAGTTTTATCTAATTAGTTATATCCTCAACATGCCCCTCACATGTTGTTCGTTCCCCAAGCatgtgaaaattctttttgataatAGGTAGTAGTGAGACTCGAACCCAGGACCCATGTGCTCTGATATCATGATGAAATGTGTGatcatctcatctaaaagcttaagATGTTAGAGAGAACacacttttatttacttaattatattctcATTATTTAGGTTCCCGTTTCTGTGGGTTAAGGGTGATTGGTttctttatatgattttttcttCTTAGGCAATCCTCACCTCTTGAGCTAGTTATTGGAGTTGAGTTAGGCTCAATGTTCATTTTCTTATCATAATATCAAAGCCAAGACCATCCCAATTTATTGTTTACCTGATGCTGGGCCTCTATCTCATATTGTCCATGCTTCATTGCCAGTACAGGGTTTGCTGGGCTGTTGAGTTCCCACATCGGTGGGTTAACGGTGATTGGTCtctttgtatgattttgggCAATCCTTACCTCTTGAGCTAGTttttgaggttgagttaggTCCAATATCCATTTTCTTATCAGTGATATTTTATAAATGGTAAAACAACACTAAGACAGAGCATTAAAATTACTAAGTGTTCAAAGCCCCATTCATATCTAACATGGAATATACATCACTTACAAGGTCATGTTGCAAAAAAAATACTAGCAAAGAACCTCACCTTATTTAGATGCGACTGTAACTTTGCATGGAAGCAACTTCTACAAGCACGATTGCGAACTTTCAGAAACTGAGAAGCCACAATGATGACAATGCCACTAGTTCCTTTATTAGGATGTCCAACTTACACTCTTTTCTCTCTTACACTCATACTAGAGTGGATACGATTTAATTATGGTGAATTATCTACTTTCTGGCATTTACTATGTGATACCACAGCAAAGCGTTTTCTGAATCATGAGAATGGTACATGTGATGATAAAatgttaatttaaaattttacattTTGCTACTTTTTCTGCCTCCGATATATAAAATCTTCCAAAAGTATGAAGAAATTCTCAATTGTCAGTCACGGCTTCGTGCGCTTCTCCACAAGTTTTTGGGTGCCCTTCTATAAGTTTTCTGGTCTCCACAAGCTTAGCTCACCTTTTTTCTTTATTGCAGATCGAACATTTTCTTCAAGTGGTGAAAACAGAGGTGATGACAAGATCTTACAAATTAGTTGAGGAGTACGAGTACACAGCGCATAGTAGTTTGGTGCATAGTCTTCATATACCAGTAGCGAAATTTCATTATGAGCCATCACCCATGCAGGTTTTGCATCAGTACATTTCATGATTATGTGATAGAGCTTAATACATCTTGTTTTGGTTTCTTATTCTTATTGCATGTCCTTTGCTATCAGGTCTTGATTACAGAAAATCCCAAGTCCTTTTCACACTTTCTTACCAATGTCTGCGCTATTATTGGTGGTGTTTTTACGGTCAGTTTCTCCTACTTGCCTCTCCCGTTGTTTCACACCTTCATTCCCTACTAAAAACTTTCTCTGGGCTTTTTTTGTGTCATCTGAGATCCCCCTACATTCGTTCTTTTTGGCTGTTACAGGTTGCTGGCATACTGGACTCGATTCTGCATAACACAATGAGAATGGTGAAAAAAGTTGAGCTAGGAAAGAATTTTTGAGGAGTGTAGCATGATGATAGAATTTTATTTATGCACTACATTAAGCTGGATATACGCTTTAAAAGTATACTATATTAGATATTCTCTTTGTTTGCGGTGAGTCTTGAAAACATTTTGCTTGCTGCAAGAGTTCTGGTGATCTGCATTATGTGTAGAATGTGGTTTTGGTGTAGATTCATATATCAATGAGCATCAGATTCCTCAAAAAAGAGAACTAGTCAATTTGGCGTGTAAAGTCGTTCTATTAAGaggaaatttcacaaatagctactttaagtattttaattatgctCCTTATTTATACAACAATACCAAGTGTAATTTCATAGGTGGGGTCTGGGGAGTGTGTGTGCATATTTTACCCCTACCTCGTGAAGGTAGAGAATTCAGGGGAGACTGTTTCTGAAACACACTTGGTGACTCATCTTCTATGTCCATGCAATCTATACACAAACATtcagtttatttattttcatcacaGAACCAATACAAACCAATTTCTCTCAGCTACATTCACTGAGAACAAAGTAGGAAAATCATGAAACATAAAGCCCAAAAAATGAAGTACAAACaatcaaatacaaaataaatacaaacaaTTCAACCAACTCTTTATCAGAATCCCAGCAGTATGGATGAACCAACAAAAGCTGCGGTAGAGCCAACAAAGCTCATAACGATGGACGAAGCGCCATTCTTAGGTGGAGAAGGAGGTGATGATTCTTGAGAAGGTGCTGGAGTTGGGTTGGTTGGTGGTGATGGCGCCTCCTCGCCCGAAGGGGCCGGAGACGGAGGAACATCATCTGCTGatggagaaggaggaggagaagaagctCCTGTTTTGTTGTTGCTTCTATCAGCCATGACCACAAGATGCAACTTTTGATTCTTGACACAGTTGTCATGAACACCACTGATGAAGTAGTATGGTCCAGAATGGTTAAGCTTAACCACACTATGTCCATCACTGTACTTCTCAAGAGGAGAAGCTGTGTTGCAATTGTCAAAGTCTGCCTTGTTTACAAGAAGCACTGAGTCTTTATCAGGTGAGTAGTTAAAAGCTGCCAAGCCCAAGAAAAAGGTTATCAGAATTGACAATCAAACTTGTACATGATCTAGACCGAGGTGAATCCAAGATCCAGAGTTAGTGATTCTTGAATAAACAAGAGAATATAGTTTTAGTACTACGGGTTTGATTGAACCTAGTAGTTTTGACATCAAAGATTGACACAATATATCTAAAAGAACAacaatttttagattttgagtACAATACTAATAACTTTAAGATTTAACCGTCATGAATCATGAATTTGCCTCTaatcttatgatatgtatttattttagacctctttttatatgtatatatagtttgaGCCAAAAGTAATGTATTAAAATGAGTTTGTAGGATCATGTTAGATCCCGCCTAGAAAGatcaattttgaaaataggAGGATAAGAGGCACACCCTAAACAAATAGTATGAGATTTTTTCACAAATAACCCGTTAGATTTACTGTTTATTTTTTCGAGTTTGTATATATAGATTATATTGATTATACACAATTACACATATCTGACAACTATTATTGGTTTAATCAGTTAGAGTAGGTGACTATCTAggtttattcttttaaaaaaatattggagCTAATTTGGGTGTGACAATTGAAGGGAAACATTGAAATGAATATAAACTTACATAAAGTGTCACCAATTTGGAATCTACTCCTCTCAGCCCATTGATTGTAAGTATTGGCATTGGCATCCATAGGGACACTCCAATCTCCAGAACCACCAACTTTGAGCTCATAACAATTGGCATTTTgtaacaacatcaaaatattgAACGAgcctaaaatataaaaaaaatttctatttgatcttgaacttcttgTTTGAGCCATTggggaaaaaaaaataaagaacacaagaaataaaataaaattaagtccTTAACAAAATTAATGTTGGATGAGATAGAAAACTATTTGGGTGATGAGAATGGAGAATGAAAATGTGGGATATTTGTAGGTACAATTTGGAAGAACTTTACAAGTTGTGGCAGTGAAgcttttgtttctttttgttATTCTTCTTCACCTTTAGAATTTAGATTTCTTGACAACTATGGCAAAGCATAAAGCCAAAGAGAGGAACTTGTTATTTTTGAGTACTTTTTAGTAACTTATTTTGGGATTATTCTTTTCTTGAACATTATCAAGAATTTTCAAGTCTTGTGTGTTGAGTTgagaattcttttttttttctcctttgttttttcctttctttctgaTATTCGTATTGAAGTCtcgattaatttaaattcatgcCACGTAAAATTCATTTAAGGAGAGAAACACTTACTAGCACACTTTTTCATACTCAGATTCTCGAATACGAAACatctaattaaaaatgaataaaatttatcCATTCCACTACAATTTTTGGCGTCTCTTTTTATCATACATGAGAAGATTTTCTAATTGATAACACAAAAGTGGAAAGGGAGGTGGAGTATATAGGTAGAAGGAGTATTTTGTGATTAAGTTGGGTGTGTTTGGtgtatgaagaaaaatattttgtggAAAA
Protein-coding sequences here:
- the LOC129891637 gene encoding protein disulfide isomerase-like 5-4 — protein: MVSTAKIKSVDFYRKIPRDLTEASLSGAGLSIVAALSMMFLFGMELNNYLTVSTTTSVVVDKSSDAEFLRIDFNMSFPALSCEFASVDVSDVLGTNRLNITKTVRKHSIDKFLRPTGSEFHSGSTATELKHDEEDDEEYGEGSVSLNGQSFDRVTHHYPILVVNFFAPWCYWSNRLKPSWEKAANIMRERYDRESDGRILVAKVDCTVEVDLCRRNHIQGYPSIRIFRKGSDVRDDHGHHGHESYYGDRDTDSLVKMMEDLVAPIKLESQMITSDNSSTKLATGMKRPAPVTGGCRIEGFVRVKKVPGNLVISARSAAHSFDASQMNMSHVISSFSFGKTITPKVMSDIKILLPHLGRSHDRLNGNSYVTNPRDSTENVTIEHFLQVVKTEVMTRSYKLVEEYEYTAHSSLVHSLHIPVAKFHYEPSPMQVLITENPKSFSHFLTNVCAIIGGVFTVAGILDSILHNTMRMVKKVELGKNF
- the LOC129891638 gene encoding early nodulin-like protein 1: MAQTRSSRSNRNFFYILGSFNILMLLQNANCYELKVGGSGDWSVPMDANANTYNQWAERSRFQIGDTLSFNYSPDKDSVLLVNKADFDNCNTASPLEKYSDGHSVVKLNHSGPYYFISGVHDNCVKNQKLHLVVMADRSNNKTGASSPPPSPSADDVPPSPAPSGEEAPSPPTNPTPAPSQESSPPSPPKNGASSIVMSFVGSTAAFVGSSILLGF